Proteins encoded together in one Microcebus murinus isolate Inina chromosome 16, M.murinus_Inina_mat1.0, whole genome shotgun sequence window:
- the LOC105870758 gene encoding uncharacterized protein LOC105870758 isoform X1, with amino-acid sequence MAAAAPGDSAPVPMAAEVLLELAQGIVTFEDVAVSFSWEEWDLLDEAQKHLYFDVMLENFTLTSSLGYWHGVEHEEAPSKQSISVEGEPQVRIPKEDSSSQNAYPCEICGLDLRDILHLAEHQGTHHGQKPYTCGKQFHFTANLQQYQRQHVRSSADRASFIKSCTVPVSGKPFTCREVGKGFLANMGFLHQQAIHAGERPNSHNKCEVTSHNGKSHHNWGEVKKPFSHTDTLVQDEQILTRERLFECSKCGKTCTRRCNLIQHQKVHSEERPYECNECGKFFTYYSSFIIHQRVHTGERPYECPECGKSFSQIYSLNSHRKVHTGERPYECEECGKSFSQRSNLIQHQRVHTGERPYECGECGKAFSQNFSLIYHQRVHTGERPHECSECGKSFSRSSSLIHHRRLHTGERPYECSKCGKSFKQSSSFSSHRKVHTGERPYVCGECGKSFSHSSNLKNHQRVHTGERPVECSECGKSFSCKSNLIKHLRVHTGERPYECSECGKCFSQSSSLVQHWRVHSGKRPYQCSKCGKSFGCKSVLIQHQRVHPGERT; translated from the exons ATGGCGGCGGCCGCGCCGGGGGACTCGGCTCCG GTTCCCATGGCTGCAGAAGTGCTTTTGGAACTTGCACAG GGCATCGTGACCTTTGAAGACGTGGCCGTGTCCTTCTCCTGGGAGGAATGGGATCTTCTTGATGAGGCCCAGAAACACCTGTACTTCgatgtgatgctggagaacttTACACTCACATCCTCCCTGG gTTATTGGCATGGAGTGGAGCATGAAGAAGCACCTTCTAAACAGAGCATTTCTGTAGAAGGGGAGCCACAGGTCAGGATTCCCAAAGAAGATTCATCTTCCCAGAATGCCTACCCTTGTGAAATATGTGGCCTGGATTTGAGAGATATTTTGCACTTGGCTGAGCACCAGGGAACACATCATGGACAGAAACCATACACATGTGGAAAACAATTCCACTTCACTGCAAACCTTCAACAGTACCAGAGGCAGCACGTCAGAAGTTCTGCGGACAGAGCCTCATTTATAAAGAGCTGCACAGTTCCTGTGTCAGGGAAGCCCTTTACCTGCAGGGAGGTTGGGAAGGGCTTCCTGGCCAACATGGGATTTCTCCATCAGCAGGCCATTCACGCAGGAGAGAGGCCAAATAGCCATAACAAATGTGAGGTGACCTCTCACAATGGAAAAAGTCATCACAACTGGGGAGAAGTCAAGAAACCCTTCAGCCACACAGACACACTTGTTCAGGACGAGCAAATCCTCACCAGAGAACGGCTTTTTGAGTGCAGCAAATGTGGGAAAACCTGCACTCGAAGATGTAACCTCATTCAGCACCAGAAAGTCCACAGTGAAGAAAGGCCTTATGAATGCAATGAATGTGGAAAATTCTTTACCTACTACTCCAGCTTCATTATACATCagagagttcacactggagaaaggccttatGAGTGCCCTGAATGTGGGAAATCCTTTAGTCAAATCTATAGCCTCAATAGCCATAGGAaagttcacactggagaaaggccttatgaatgtgaggaatgtgggaaaTCCTTTAGCCAAAGGTCCAACCTCATTCAACATCAAagagttcacactggagaaaggccttatgagtgcggcgaatgtgggaaagcctttagccAAAACTTCAGCCTGATTTACCACCagagagttcacactggagaaaggcctcatgagtgcagtgaatgtgggaaatcctTTAGCCGAAGCTCCAGCCTCATTCACCACCGGAGacttcacactggagaaaggccaTATGAGTGCAGTAAATGTGGGAAATCGTTTAAGCAAAGCTCCAGCTTCAGTTCACATCGGAAAGTCCACACAGGGGAAAGGCCTTATGTGTGTGGTGAATGTGGGAAATCTTTTAGCCATAGCTCCAACCTTAAGAACCACCagagagttcacactggagaaaggcctgTTGAGTGCAGTGAGTGTGGGAAATCCTTTAGCTGTAAGTCTAATCTCATTAAACACCTGAGAGTTCATACTGGAGAAAGGCCTTAtgagtgcagtgaatgtgggaaatgCTTTAGCCAAAGTTCCAGCCTCGTTCAACATTGGAGAGTTCACAGTGGAAAAAGGCCTTATCAGTGCAGTAAATGTGGGAAATCCTTTGGCTGCAAATCTGTCCTCATTCAACACCAGAGAGTTCACCCTGGAGAAAGGACTTAG
- the LOC105870758 gene encoding uncharacterized protein LOC105870758 isoform X4: MAAAAPGDSAPGIVTFEDVAVSFSWEEWDLLDEAQKHLYFDVMLENFTLTSSLGYWHGVEHEEAPSKQSISVEGEPQVRIPKEDSSSQNAYPCEICGLDLRDILHLAEHQGTHHGQKPYTCGKQFHFTANLQQYQRQHVRSSADRASFIKSCTVPVSGKPFTCREVGKGFLANMGFLHQQAIHAGERPNSHNKCEVTSHNGKSHHNWGEVKKPFSHTDTLVQDEQILTRERLFECSKCGKTCTRRCNLIQHQKVHSEERPYECNECGKFFTYYSSFIIHQRVHTGERPYECPECGKSFSQIYSLNSHRKVHTGERPYECEECGKSFSQRSNLIQHQRVHTGERPYECGECGKAFSQNFSLIYHQRVHTGERPHECSECGKSFSRSSSLIHHRRLHTGERPYECSKCGKSFKQSSSFSSHRKVHTGERPYVCGECGKSFSHSSNLKNHQRVHTGERPVECSECGKSFSCKSNLIKHLRVHTGERPYECSECGKCFSQSSSLVQHWRVHSGKRPYQCSKCGKSFGCKSVLIQHQRVHPGERT, translated from the exons ATGGCGGCGGCCGCGCCGGGGGACTCGGCTCCG GGCATCGTGACCTTTGAAGACGTGGCCGTGTCCTTCTCCTGGGAGGAATGGGATCTTCTTGATGAGGCCCAGAAACACCTGTACTTCgatgtgatgctggagaacttTACACTCACATCCTCCCTGG gTTATTGGCATGGAGTGGAGCATGAAGAAGCACCTTCTAAACAGAGCATTTCTGTAGAAGGGGAGCCACAGGTCAGGATTCCCAAAGAAGATTCATCTTCCCAGAATGCCTACCCTTGTGAAATATGTGGCCTGGATTTGAGAGATATTTTGCACTTGGCTGAGCACCAGGGAACACATCATGGACAGAAACCATACACATGTGGAAAACAATTCCACTTCACTGCAAACCTTCAACAGTACCAGAGGCAGCACGTCAGAAGTTCTGCGGACAGAGCCTCATTTATAAAGAGCTGCACAGTTCCTGTGTCAGGGAAGCCCTTTACCTGCAGGGAGGTTGGGAAGGGCTTCCTGGCCAACATGGGATTTCTCCATCAGCAGGCCATTCACGCAGGAGAGAGGCCAAATAGCCATAACAAATGTGAGGTGACCTCTCACAATGGAAAAAGTCATCACAACTGGGGAGAAGTCAAGAAACCCTTCAGCCACACAGACACACTTGTTCAGGACGAGCAAATCCTCACCAGAGAACGGCTTTTTGAGTGCAGCAAATGTGGGAAAACCTGCACTCGAAGATGTAACCTCATTCAGCACCAGAAAGTCCACAGTGAAGAAAGGCCTTATGAATGCAATGAATGTGGAAAATTCTTTACCTACTACTCCAGCTTCATTATACATCagagagttcacactggagaaaggccttatGAGTGCCCTGAATGTGGGAAATCCTTTAGTCAAATCTATAGCCTCAATAGCCATAGGAaagttcacactggagaaaggccttatgaatgtgaggaatgtgggaaaTCCTTTAGCCAAAGGTCCAACCTCATTCAACATCAAagagttcacactggagaaaggccttatgagtgcggcgaatgtgggaaagcctttagccAAAACTTCAGCCTGATTTACCACCagagagttcacactggagaaaggcctcatgagtgcagtgaatgtgggaaatcctTTAGCCGAAGCTCCAGCCTCATTCACCACCGGAGacttcacactggagaaaggccaTATGAGTGCAGTAAATGTGGGAAATCGTTTAAGCAAAGCTCCAGCTTCAGTTCACATCGGAAAGTCCACACAGGGGAAAGGCCTTATGTGTGTGGTGAATGTGGGAAATCTTTTAGCCATAGCTCCAACCTTAAGAACCACCagagagttcacactggagaaaggcctgTTGAGTGCAGTGAGTGTGGGAAATCCTTTAGCTGTAAGTCTAATCTCATTAAACACCTGAGAGTTCATACTGGAGAAAGGCCTTAtgagtgcagtgaatgtgggaaatgCTTTAGCCAAAGTTCCAGCCTCGTTCAACATTGGAGAGTTCACAGTGGAAAAAGGCCTTATCAGTGCAGTAAATGTGGGAAATCCTTTGGCTGCAAATCTGTCCTCATTCAACACCAGAGAGTTCACCCTGGAGAAAGGACTTAG
- the LOC105870758 gene encoding uncharacterized protein LOC105870758 isoform X3 has translation MVGTGTSMWNCLEGIVTFEDVAVSFSWEEWDLLDEAQKHLYFDVMLENFTLTSSLGYWHGVEHEEAPSKQSISVEGEPQVRIPKEDSSSQNAYPCEICGLDLRDILHLAEHQGTHHGQKPYTCGKQFHFTANLQQYQRQHVRSSADRASFIKSCTVPVSGKPFTCREVGKGFLANMGFLHQQAIHAGERPNSHNKCEVTSHNGKSHHNWGEVKKPFSHTDTLVQDEQILTRERLFECSKCGKTCTRRCNLIQHQKVHSEERPYECNECGKFFTYYSSFIIHQRVHTGERPYECPECGKSFSQIYSLNSHRKVHTGERPYECEECGKSFSQRSNLIQHQRVHTGERPYECGECGKAFSQNFSLIYHQRVHTGERPHECSECGKSFSRSSSLIHHRRLHTGERPYECSKCGKSFKQSSSFSSHRKVHTGERPYVCGECGKSFSHSSNLKNHQRVHTGERPVECSECGKSFSCKSNLIKHLRVHTGERPYECSECGKCFSQSSSLVQHWRVHSGKRPYQCSKCGKSFGCKSVLIQHQRVHPGERT, from the exons ATGGTAGGAACAGGTACCAGCATGTGGAACTGCTTGGAG GGCATCGTGACCTTTGAAGACGTGGCCGTGTCCTTCTCCTGGGAGGAATGGGATCTTCTTGATGAGGCCCAGAAACACCTGTACTTCgatgtgatgctggagaacttTACACTCACATCCTCCCTGG gTTATTGGCATGGAGTGGAGCATGAAGAAGCACCTTCTAAACAGAGCATTTCTGTAGAAGGGGAGCCACAGGTCAGGATTCCCAAAGAAGATTCATCTTCCCAGAATGCCTACCCTTGTGAAATATGTGGCCTGGATTTGAGAGATATTTTGCACTTGGCTGAGCACCAGGGAACACATCATGGACAGAAACCATACACATGTGGAAAACAATTCCACTTCACTGCAAACCTTCAACAGTACCAGAGGCAGCACGTCAGAAGTTCTGCGGACAGAGCCTCATTTATAAAGAGCTGCACAGTTCCTGTGTCAGGGAAGCCCTTTACCTGCAGGGAGGTTGGGAAGGGCTTCCTGGCCAACATGGGATTTCTCCATCAGCAGGCCATTCACGCAGGAGAGAGGCCAAATAGCCATAACAAATGTGAGGTGACCTCTCACAATGGAAAAAGTCATCACAACTGGGGAGAAGTCAAGAAACCCTTCAGCCACACAGACACACTTGTTCAGGACGAGCAAATCCTCACCAGAGAACGGCTTTTTGAGTGCAGCAAATGTGGGAAAACCTGCACTCGAAGATGTAACCTCATTCAGCACCAGAAAGTCCACAGTGAAGAAAGGCCTTATGAATGCAATGAATGTGGAAAATTCTTTACCTACTACTCCAGCTTCATTATACATCagagagttcacactggagaaaggccttatGAGTGCCCTGAATGTGGGAAATCCTTTAGTCAAATCTATAGCCTCAATAGCCATAGGAaagttcacactggagaaaggccttatgaatgtgaggaatgtgggaaaTCCTTTAGCCAAAGGTCCAACCTCATTCAACATCAAagagttcacactggagaaaggccttatgagtgcggcgaatgtgggaaagcctttagccAAAACTTCAGCCTGATTTACCACCagagagttcacactggagaaaggcctcatgagtgcagtgaatgtgggaaatcctTTAGCCGAAGCTCCAGCCTCATTCACCACCGGAGacttcacactggagaaaggccaTATGAGTGCAGTAAATGTGGGAAATCGTTTAAGCAAAGCTCCAGCTTCAGTTCACATCGGAAAGTCCACACAGGGGAAAGGCCTTATGTGTGTGGTGAATGTGGGAAATCTTTTAGCCATAGCTCCAACCTTAAGAACCACCagagagttcacactggagaaaggcctgTTGAGTGCAGTGAGTGTGGGAAATCCTTTAGCTGTAAGTCTAATCTCATTAAACACCTGAGAGTTCATACTGGAGAAAGGCCTTAtgagtgcagtgaatgtgggaaatgCTTTAGCCAAAGTTCCAGCCTCGTTCAACATTGGAGAGTTCACAGTGGAAAAAGGCCTTATCAGTGCAGTAAATGTGGGAAATCCTTTGGCTGCAAATCTGTCCTCATTCAACACCAGAGAGTTCACCCTGGAGAAAGGACTTAG
- the LOC105870758 gene encoding uncharacterized protein LOC105870758 isoform X2 codes for MCGDIDCESSRDCSWFHQSLSCQGIVTFEDVAVSFSWEEWDLLDEAQKHLYFDVMLENFTLTSSLGYWHGVEHEEAPSKQSISVEGEPQVRIPKEDSSSQNAYPCEICGLDLRDILHLAEHQGTHHGQKPYTCGKQFHFTANLQQYQRQHVRSSADRASFIKSCTVPVSGKPFTCREVGKGFLANMGFLHQQAIHAGERPNSHNKCEVTSHNGKSHHNWGEVKKPFSHTDTLVQDEQILTRERLFECSKCGKTCTRRCNLIQHQKVHSEERPYECNECGKFFTYYSSFIIHQRVHTGERPYECPECGKSFSQIYSLNSHRKVHTGERPYECEECGKSFSQRSNLIQHQRVHTGERPYECGECGKAFSQNFSLIYHQRVHTGERPHECSECGKSFSRSSSLIHHRRLHTGERPYECSKCGKSFKQSSSFSSHRKVHTGERPYVCGECGKSFSHSSNLKNHQRVHTGERPVECSECGKSFSCKSNLIKHLRVHTGERPYECSECGKCFSQSSSLVQHWRVHSGKRPYQCSKCGKSFGCKSVLIQHQRVHPGERT; via the exons ATGTGTGGGGACATAGATTGTGAGTCTTCCAGAGACTGCTCATGGTTTCATCAGTCCCTGTCATGCCAGGGCATCGTGACCTTTGAAGACGTGGCCGTGTCCTTCTCCTGGGAGGAATGGGATCTTCTTGATGAGGCCCAGAAACACCTGTACTTCgatgtgatgctggagaacttTACACTCACATCCTCCCTGG gTTATTGGCATGGAGTGGAGCATGAAGAAGCACCTTCTAAACAGAGCATTTCTGTAGAAGGGGAGCCACAGGTCAGGATTCCCAAAGAAGATTCATCTTCCCAGAATGCCTACCCTTGTGAAATATGTGGCCTGGATTTGAGAGATATTTTGCACTTGGCTGAGCACCAGGGAACACATCATGGACAGAAACCATACACATGTGGAAAACAATTCCACTTCACTGCAAACCTTCAACAGTACCAGAGGCAGCACGTCAGAAGTTCTGCGGACAGAGCCTCATTTATAAAGAGCTGCACAGTTCCTGTGTCAGGGAAGCCCTTTACCTGCAGGGAGGTTGGGAAGGGCTTCCTGGCCAACATGGGATTTCTCCATCAGCAGGCCATTCACGCAGGAGAGAGGCCAAATAGCCATAACAAATGTGAGGTGACCTCTCACAATGGAAAAAGTCATCACAACTGGGGAGAAGTCAAGAAACCCTTCAGCCACACAGACACACTTGTTCAGGACGAGCAAATCCTCACCAGAGAACGGCTTTTTGAGTGCAGCAAATGTGGGAAAACCTGCACTCGAAGATGTAACCTCATTCAGCACCAGAAAGTCCACAGTGAAGAAAGGCCTTATGAATGCAATGAATGTGGAAAATTCTTTACCTACTACTCCAGCTTCATTATACATCagagagttcacactggagaaaggccttatGAGTGCCCTGAATGTGGGAAATCCTTTAGTCAAATCTATAGCCTCAATAGCCATAGGAaagttcacactggagaaaggccttatgaatgtgaggaatgtgggaaaTCCTTTAGCCAAAGGTCCAACCTCATTCAACATCAAagagttcacactggagaaaggccttatgagtgcggcgaatgtgggaaagcctttagccAAAACTTCAGCCTGATTTACCACCagagagttcacactggagaaaggcctcatgagtgcagtgaatgtgggaaatcctTTAGCCGAAGCTCCAGCCTCATTCACCACCGGAGacttcacactggagaaaggccaTATGAGTGCAGTAAATGTGGGAAATCGTTTAAGCAAAGCTCCAGCTTCAGTTCACATCGGAAAGTCCACACAGGGGAAAGGCCTTATGTGTGTGGTGAATGTGGGAAATCTTTTAGCCATAGCTCCAACCTTAAGAACCACCagagagttcacactggagaaaggcctgTTGAGTGCAGTGAGTGTGGGAAATCCTTTAGCTGTAAGTCTAATCTCATTAAACACCTGAGAGTTCATACTGGAGAAAGGCCTTAtgagtgcagtgaatgtgggaaatgCTTTAGCCAAAGTTCCAGCCTCGTTCAACATTGGAGAGTTCACAGTGGAAAAAGGCCTTATCAGTGCAGTAAATGTGGGAAATCCTTTGGCTGCAAATCTGTCCTCATTCAACACCAGAGAGTTCACCCTGGAGAAAGGACTTAG